The following proteins come from a genomic window of Kitasatospora sp. NBC_01246:
- a CDS encoding SHOCT domain-containing protein, giving the protein MPGLLRGVARTAVVAGTATAVSNRVSRRQAGRWAQQEAPQAQAQPAAPQAAPAAPVAPAAEPDDMATRLDQLKQLAELKNQGVLTDAEFAAQKSRLLGS; this is encoded by the coding sequence ATGCCAGGACTCCTTCGCGGCGTCGCCCGAACCGCCGTCGTCGCCGGAACGGCGACCGCCGTCTCCAACCGCGTCTCCCGGCGGCAGGCCGGCCGCTGGGCCCAGCAGGAGGCACCGCAGGCCCAGGCCCAGCCCGCCGCACCGCAGGCGGCACCCGCCGCGCCCGTCGCGCCCGCCGCCGAGCCCGACGACATGGCCACCCGGCTCGACCAGCTCAAGCAGCTGGCCGAGCTCAAGAACCAGGGCGTGCTCACCGACGCCGAGTTCGCGGCACAGAAGTCCCGTCTGCTCGGCTCCTGA
- the hypE gene encoding hydrogenase expression/formation protein HypE has translation MPSEAPSEAPDFSGWSCPLPLRDHPRVVMGHGGGGAMSAELVENIFAPAFGGAALAALGDSAVLELGGARLAFSTDSYVVRPLFFPGGSIGDLAVNGTVNDLAMSGARAAYLSCGFILEEGVEMAVVDRVARALGAAARLAGVEVATGDTKVVEAGHGDGVYLNTAGIGLVPAGVDIRPQRAAPGDVVIVSGEIGLHGVAIMSVREGLEFGVEIESDCAALGGLVDAMLAVTPDLHVLRDPTRGGLAAALNEIAAAAGVGVRIGERAVPVPPQVANACAVLGLDPMYVANEGKLVAFVPREQADAVLAAMRAHPLGAGATVIGECVAEHPGMVVARTALGGTRVVDLPMGEQLPRIC, from the coding sequence GTGCCCTCCGAGGCGCCGTCCGAGGCGCCGGACTTCTCCGGGTGGAGCTGCCCGCTGCCCCTGCGCGACCACCCCCGGGTGGTGATGGGGCACGGCGGCGGCGGCGCGATGTCGGCCGAGCTGGTGGAGAACATCTTCGCCCCGGCCTTCGGCGGCGCCGCGCTCGCCGCCCTCGGGGACTCCGCCGTGCTGGAACTCGGCGGAGCGAGGCTCGCCTTCTCCACCGACTCCTACGTCGTGCGGCCGCTGTTCTTCCCCGGCGGCAGCATCGGGGACCTCGCCGTCAACGGGACGGTCAACGACCTCGCGATGAGCGGGGCCCGGGCGGCCTACCTGTCCTGCGGGTTCATCCTGGAGGAGGGCGTGGAGATGGCCGTGGTGGACCGGGTCGCCCGGGCGCTCGGGGCTGCCGCGCGACTGGCCGGGGTGGAGGTCGCCACCGGTGACACCAAGGTCGTCGAGGCCGGTCACGGCGACGGCGTCTACCTCAACACCGCCGGCATCGGCCTCGTCCCGGCCGGGGTGGACATCAGGCCGCAGCGGGCCGCCCCCGGGGACGTGGTGATCGTCAGCGGGGAGATCGGGCTGCACGGGGTCGCGATCATGAGCGTGCGCGAGGGCCTGGAGTTCGGCGTGGAGATCGAGAGCGACTGCGCCGCGCTCGGCGGCCTGGTGGACGCGATGCTGGCGGTCACCCCGGACCTGCACGTGCTGCGCGACCCCACCCGGGGCGGCCTGGCCGCGGCGCTCAACGAGATCGCGGCGGCGGCCGGGGTGGGCGTCAGGATCGGCGAACGTGCCGTGCCGGTGCCGCCGCAGGTCGCCAACGCCTGTGCGGTGCTGGGCCTCGACCCGATGTACGTCGCCAACGAGGGCAAGCTGGTGGCCTTCGTGCCGCGCGAGCAGGCGGACGCGGTGCTCGCCGCGATGCGGGCGCACCCGCTGGGCGCGGGAGCGACCGTGATCGGCGAGTGCGTGGCGGAGCACCCCGGCATGGTCGTCGCCCGCACGGCGCTCGGCGGCACCCGGGTGGTCGACCTGCCGATGGGCGAGCAACTGCCGCGCATCTGTTAG
- a CDS encoding serine hydrolase domain-containing protein, translating to MVTIGLTRAGALAAAAALMTTAFGTGAATAAPRAAAPPLPDTTAVRAALRNTLDAGAPGAFAVIRDHGPGEREWSLTMGKADLGGASMRADRQFRVGSNSKMFAAVLVMRLAEQGLVDLDRPLRDYLPQGTLPEGWTMTGRQVMQHRAGIYDHTDDLLEQNGEETTSAFEARIRNTVYTPRDLVALSVKHGVRSAPGAAYAYSNTDYVLMGMAVEYLTGRAYADVLREQIIEPLKLRQTSFVVPEKRIAGPHITGYLTNDDRAKPLLDSTEQTASWLWSAGGVISSAADMDRFLTALVAGRAGGLVSDDSLRQLTAVLPTPTAKVGYGLGVRQIALSCGTVLGHGGIVQGFQTQSFVTPDGRRSVVVFANASNNGAVTTGLMSVLEPAFCGERPAAPAARTAPAAAGGGASDRVVPVVEDTRV from the coding sequence ATGGTGACGATCGGGCTCACGCGCGCCGGAGCGCTGGCGGCCGCCGCCGCGCTGATGACGACCGCCTTCGGGACGGGGGCGGCCACCGCGGCGCCGCGGGCCGCCGCACCGCCCCTCCCGGACACCACCGCGGTGCGGGCCGCACTGCGGAACACCCTGGACGCGGGCGCCCCCGGCGCCTTCGCGGTGATCAGGGACCACGGCCCGGGCGAGCGCGAATGGTCGCTGACGATGGGCAAGGCCGACCTCGGCGGCGCCTCGATGAGGGCGGACCGGCAGTTCCGGGTGGGCAGCAACAGCAAGATGTTCGCCGCCGTGCTCGTGATGCGCCTGGCCGAACAGGGGCTCGTCGACCTGGACAGGCCGCTGCGCGACTACCTGCCCCAGGGCACCCTGCCCGAGGGCTGGACGATGACCGGCCGCCAGGTGATGCAGCACCGCGCGGGCATCTACGACCACACCGACGACCTGCTCGAACAGAACGGCGAGGAGACCACGAGCGCCTTCGAGGCACGCATCCGCAACACCGTCTACACACCGCGGGACTTGGTGGCGCTCTCCGTCAAGCACGGGGTGCGGAGCGCCCCGGGGGCGGCGTACGCGTACTCCAACACGGACTACGTCCTGATGGGAATGGCGGTCGAGTACCTCACCGGCCGGGCCTACGCCGACGTGCTGCGCGAGCAGATCATCGAGCCGCTGAAGCTGCGGCAGACCTCCTTCGTGGTGCCCGAGAAGCGCATCGCGGGCCCGCACATCACCGGCTACCTGACCAACGACGACCGCGCCAAGCCGCTGCTGGACTCCACCGAGCAGACCGCGTCCTGGCTGTGGAGCGCCGGCGGCGTCATCTCCTCCGCCGCCGACATGGACCGCTTCCTCACCGCGCTGGTCGCGGGCCGCGCCGGCGGGCTCGTCTCGGACGACTCGCTGCGGCAGCTGACCGCCGTCCTCCCCACGCCCACGGCGAAGGTCGGCTACGGACTCGGGGTCCGCCAGATCGCGCTCTCCTGCGGGACCGTCCTCGGCCACGGAGGCATCGTCCAGGGCTTCCAGACCCAGAGCTTCGTCACCCCCGACGGTCGGCGCAGCGTGGTGGTGTTCGCCAACGCCTCCAACAACGGGGCCGTCACGACGGGGCTGATGAGCGTGCTGGAGCCGGCCTTCTGCGGAGAGCGGCCCGCCGCCCCGGCGGCCCGGACCGCGCCGGCCGCGGCCGGCGGCGGCGCGTCGGACCGCGTCGTCCCGGTGGTGGAGGACACCCGCGTCTGA
- a CDS encoding aldo/keto reductase yields MPTAPATGPAAAPSLARFGLGTAAVGRPGYITLGRELDLPAGRTVEAMRERTHDLLDAAYAAGVRYFDTARSYGRAEEFVGGWLAARPRLAPEVVIGSKWGYTYTADWRASGVPVHEVKEHSTAVFDRQIEETRQLLGGLPQVYLVHSVTPDSPALGDRALHERLAALAAEGVRVGLSTSGPAQAATVRAALEVTVAGRPLFAAVQSTWNLLEPSAGPALAEAHAAGWLVVVKEGMANGRLADRNATGPGTVALRELAARTGASCDALALAAAAARPWADIVLSGAATAEQLASNLTAAGLDLAAADLAALTVLAEPAEAYWRSRAALPWE; encoded by the coding sequence ATGCCGACCGCACCCGCCACCGGACCAGCCGCCGCACCGTCACTCGCGCGGTTCGGCCTGGGCACCGCCGCCGTCGGGCGGCCCGGCTACATCACGCTCGGGCGCGAGCTCGACCTGCCGGCCGGGCGCACCGTCGAGGCTATGCGGGAGCGGACGCACGACCTGCTCGACGCCGCCTACGCGGCGGGGGTGCGCTATTTCGACACCGCCCGCTCCTACGGCCGCGCCGAGGAGTTCGTCGGCGGGTGGCTCGCCGCCCGGCCGCGGCTCGCGCCCGAGGTCGTGATCGGCAGCAAGTGGGGTTACACCTACACCGCCGACTGGCGGGCCTCCGGGGTGCCGGTGCACGAGGTCAAGGAGCACTCGACGGCGGTGTTCGACCGTCAGATCGAGGAGACCAGGCAGCTGTTGGGTGGCCTGCCGCAGGTGTACCTGGTGCACTCGGTCACCCCCGACAGCCCGGCGCTCGGCGACCGGGCGCTGCACGAGCGGCTGGCGGCGCTGGCCGCCGAGGGCGTCCGGGTCGGCCTGTCCACCAGCGGACCGGCGCAGGCCGCCACCGTCCGGGCGGCCCTGGAGGTGACCGTGGCCGGGCGGCCGCTGTTCGCCGCCGTCCAGTCCACCTGGAACCTGCTGGAGCCGTCCGCCGGCCCCGCCCTGGCCGAGGCGCACGCGGCGGGCTGGCTGGTGGTGGTCAAGGAGGGCATGGCCAACGGCCGGCTCGCCGACCGCAACGCGACCGGGCCCGGGACAGTCGCGCTGCGCGAGCTGGCCGCCCGCACCGGCGCCTCCTGCGACGCGCTCGCCCTCGCCGCGGCCGCCGCCCGGCCCTGGGCCGACATCGTGCTCTCCGGCGCGGCCACCGCGGAGCAGCTGGCCTCCAACCTCACCGCGGCCGGGCTCGACCTCGCCGCCGCGGACCTCGCCGCGCTCACCGTGCTCGCCGAGCCCGCGGAGGCGTACTGGCGCAGCCGCGCCGCGCTGCCCTGGGAGTGA
- a CDS encoding DUF6325 family protein, whose protein sequence is MSDELNELNETGPIDYIVVEFPGSRMNGEGLPLLVDLVDRGIIRILDLTFVRKETDGSVTGLELADLTGDGLLDLAVFDGVSSGLLDEEDLADAAAVLEPGSSAAVLVYENVWAGPLAAALRRSGARLVADGRIPVQAILASLEAAEGKDGR, encoded by the coding sequence ATGAGCGACGAGCTGAACGAGCTGAACGAGACCGGACCGATCGACTACATCGTCGTCGAGTTCCCTGGCAGCCGGATGAACGGGGAAGGACTGCCACTGCTGGTCGACCTGGTCGACCGGGGCATCATCCGGATCCTCGACCTGACCTTCGTCCGCAAGGAGACGGACGGCTCGGTCACCGGCCTGGAACTCGCCGACCTCACCGGTGACGGCCTGCTCGACCTCGCCGTCTTCGACGGCGTCTCCTCCGGCCTGCTCGACGAGGAGGACCTCGCCGACGCCGCCGCCGTCCTGGAGCCGGGCAGCTCCGCCGCCGTCCTCGTCTACGAGAACGTCTGGGCCGGCCCGCTGGCCGCCGCCCTCCGGCGCAGCGGGGCGCGGCTGGTCGCGGACGGCCGCATCCCCGTCCAGGCGATCCTCGCCTCCCTCGAAGCGGCCGAGGGCAAGGACGGACGCTGA
- a CDS encoding cytochrome P450: MPMSSTGRSARATVFAPRIEELLRRYRGADLFRLEHDTIGVAGADLMDSLLRSRPANDSERPTFKPVQGRSVTRTDASALMQAVSADVRAALKKPLGDEVDLTGKWPHVAHVYLRDLVFGRESFRFRVLVDRRLELTPKLTWAAVAAGTAMLGKPGTEIPLSNLAARVLDAESYDDRRYAMYLYRRVAAPICFTVSALVTNALWLGSPFEDGVSNRDVLLESLRLLPPSWNILRMASPEFTAVDDRIGAKDDLLILPLVSHRDPRLWEDPDSYRPERWADLDPDDHPGYLPFGHVNERCWGRHMVMPLAERLLDIVRRDGLVVNPEQTVGKVELDGLLEVSDVRLVRR, from the coding sequence ATGCCCATGTCCAGTACCGGCAGGAGCGCCCGGGCCACCGTCTTCGCACCGCGGATCGAGGAACTTCTCCGCAGGTACCGCGGGGCGGACCTCTTCCGTCTGGAGCACGACACCATCGGGGTCGCCGGCGCCGACCTGATGGACAGCCTGCTCCGCAGCCGGCCCGCGAACGACTCCGAGCGCCCGACCTTCAAGCCCGTCCAGGGCCGGTCCGTCACCCGGACGGACGCGTCGGCGCTCATGCAGGCCGTCTCCGCCGACGTCCGCGCGGCGCTGAAGAAGCCCCTCGGCGACGAGGTCGACCTCACCGGGAAATGGCCGCACGTCGCGCACGTCTATCTCCGGGATCTCGTCTTCGGCCGGGAGAGTTTCCGTTTCCGCGTCCTGGTGGACCGCCGCCTGGAACTCACACCGAAATTGACCTGGGCGGCCGTCGCGGCCGGCACCGCCATGCTCGGAAAGCCCGGCACGGAAATCCCGCTGTCCAATCTGGCGGCCCGCGTGCTGGACGCCGAGAGCTATGACGACCGCCGGTATGCGATGTACCTCTACCGGCGGGTCGCCGCCCCGATCTGTTTCACCGTGTCCGCCCTCGTGACGAATGCGCTCTGGCTCGGTTCGCCTTTCGAGGACGGCGTGTCGAACCGGGACGTCCTGCTGGAGTCCCTCCGGCTGCTGCCGCCGTCCTGGAACATCCTGCGGATGGCCTCCCCCGAGTTCACCGCGGTGGACGACCGGATCGGGGCCAAGGACGACCTGCTGATCCTCCCGCTGGTGAGCCACCGCGACCCGCGGCTCTGGGAGGACCCGGACAGCTACCGCCCTGAGCGCTGGGCCGACCTCGACCCCGACGACCACCCCGGGTACCTCCCGTTCGGCCATGTGAACGAGCGCTGCTGGGGCCGGCACATGGTGATGCCGCTGGCCGAACGGCTCCTCGACATCGTGCGCCGGGACGGTCTCGTGGTGAACCCTGAGCAGACCGTCGGCAAGGTCGAACTCGACGGCCTGCTCGAAGTCTCCGACGTCCGGCTGGTCCGGCGCTGA
- a CDS encoding M14 family metallopeptidase, which translates to MRLPRRGKPAAVAAAVLALALASPLTTQVAAQPVTAGPAAAPDSARQYVLDGPRTVAERTAVAATGASVDAVRSDSVVVTATTAEADRLRALGWSPSPLPEPVYGDGAGTPGAGAAVYDFPSADSGYHNYAEATADIDAVVAAHPDIMSKRVIGTSYEGRPIVAVKISDNVGTDENEPEVLFTAHQHAREHLTVEMSLYLLHEFGDKYATDGRIANAVNSREIWVIPDLNPDGGEYDIATGRYRSWRKDRQPNAGSSSVGTDLNRNWDYKWGCCGGSSGSTSNETYRGAAPESAKETKVVADFVRTRVVGGKQQITAAIDFHTYSQLVLWPFGWTTANTATGMTADEYNTFATFGRAMAGTNGYTPEQSSDLYITDGSIDDWLWGTQRVFAYTFEMYPGPNGSSGFYPPDEVIGRETSRNREAVLRLVETADCMYRAIGKQQQYCGIAS; encoded by the coding sequence ATGCGACTGCCCCGCCGAGGGAAGCCCGCCGCGGTCGCCGCCGCCGTGCTGGCTCTCGCGCTCGCCTCCCCGCTCACCACCCAGGTCGCCGCCCAGCCGGTCACCGCCGGCCCGGCCGCGGCCCCCGACTCCGCCCGGCAGTACGTCCTCGACGGCCCCCGCACCGTCGCCGAACGCACCGCCGTCGCCGCCACCGGCGCGTCCGTCGACGCCGTGCGCTCCGATTCCGTGGTGGTCACCGCGACCACCGCCGAGGCCGACCGGCTGCGGGCGCTCGGCTGGTCCCCCAGCCCGCTGCCGGAGCCGGTGTACGGCGACGGGGCCGGCACACCGGGCGCCGGCGCCGCGGTGTACGACTTCCCGTCCGCCGACTCCGGGTACCACAACTACGCGGAGGCCACCGCCGACATCGACGCCGTCGTGGCGGCGCACCCCGACATCATGAGCAAGCGGGTCATCGGCACCTCGTACGAGGGCCGGCCGATCGTCGCCGTCAAGATCAGCGACAACGTCGGCACCGACGAGAACGAACCCGAAGTGCTGTTCACCGCCCACCAGCACGCCCGCGAGCACCTCACCGTCGAGATGTCGCTGTACCTGCTCCACGAGTTCGGCGACAAGTACGCCACCGACGGCCGGATCGCCAACGCCGTCAACAGCCGGGAGATCTGGGTGATCCCCGACCTCAACCCGGACGGCGGCGAGTACGACATCGCCACCGGCCGCTACCGCAGCTGGCGCAAGGACCGCCAGCCCAACGCGGGCAGCAGCAGCGTGGGCACCGACCTGAACCGCAACTGGGACTACAAGTGGGGCTGCTGCGGCGGCTCCTCCGGCTCCACCTCCAACGAGACCTACCGGGGCGCCGCCCCGGAGTCCGCCAAGGAGACCAAGGTGGTCGCCGACTTCGTCCGCACCCGCGTGGTCGGCGGCAAGCAGCAGATCACCGCCGCCATCGACTTCCACACCTACAGCCAGCTGGTGCTCTGGCCGTTCGGCTGGACCACGGCCAACACCGCCACCGGGATGACGGCCGACGAGTACAACACCTTCGCGACCTTCGGCCGGGCCATGGCCGGCACCAACGGCTACACCCCCGAGCAGTCGAGCGACCTGTACATCACCGACGGCTCGATCGACGACTGGCTGTGGGGCACCCAGCGGGTCTTCGCCTACACCTTCGAGATGTACCCCGGCCCGAACGGCAGCAGCGGCTTCTACCCGCCCGACGAGGTGATCGGGCGCGAGACCAGCCGCAACCGCGAGGCGGTGCTGCGCCTGGTGGAGACCGCCGACTGCATGTACCGCGCGATCGGCAAGCAGCAGCAGTACTGCGGCATCGCCTCCTGA
- a CDS encoding tryptorubin family RiPP precursor, translating into MKLVHFVKKVMPEKSLKAYAWYGWI; encoded by the coding sequence ATGAAGCTCGTCCACTTCGTGAAGAAGGTCATGCCGGAGAAGAGCCTGAAGGCCTACGCGTGGTACGGCTGGATCTAG